A DNA window from Drosophila pseudoobscura strain MV-25-SWS-2005 chromosome 2, UCI_Dpse_MV25, whole genome shotgun sequence contains the following coding sequences:
- the LOC6897399 gene encoding uncharacterized protein isoform X2: MCVNNSCLSIVLGLSIILMGTAVPGLGQNATTLRQDCGSTQRMVDDCFKDLPPHLMEFLQNTKIIISKSDITTKCNIFNRGMRCFDAYSKRCLNDRKLETFKINVEGARRFFYKFCGDTDFQREPEKHQPHYTQAQGNLRYT; this comes from the exons ATGTGCGTAAACAACTCTTGTTTGTCCATAGTGCTGGGGCTTTCCATCATCCTCATGGGGACTGCGGTTCCCGGACTTGGCCAAAATGCGACCACCCTGAGGCAGGACTGCGGCAGCACGCAGCGAATGGTCGATGATTGCTTCAAGGATTTGCCGCCGCATCTAATGGAGTTCCTGCAGAACACCaaaatcatcatcagcaaGAGCGACATCACGACAAAGTGCAA CATTTTCAACCGGGGAATGCGATGCTTTGATGCCTACTCGAAGCGCTGCCTCAACGACCGAAAGCTGGAAACCTTTAAGATCAACGTGGAGGGGGCCCGTCGATTTTTCTATAAATTCTGCGGCGATACGGATTTTCAGCGAG agccagagaaacACCAACCACACTACACACAAGCCCAAGGCAATCTGAGATACACCTAA
- the HtrA2 gene encoding serine protease HTRA2, mitochondrial, protein MALRCINNLEIFLRRCTAPTLHRCCVASSRTAHTASSSKGSGGDNSKDKENNGQNKSGYRRFGWRSVFQFCVPFSLGALASAVLIERHRDELTPTISARSLKGRRNEFNFIADVVAGCGDSVVYIEIKDTRHFDYFSGQPITASNGSGFVIEQNGLILTNAHVVINKPHTMVQVRLSDGRTFPATIEDVDQTSDLATLRIQVSGLPVMKLGKSSTLRSGEWVVALGSPLALSNTVTAGVISATQRASQELGLRNRDINYLQTDAAITFGNSGGPLVNLDGEAIGVNSMKVTAGISFAIPIDYVKVFLERAAERRKKGSAHKTGYPVKRYMGITMLTLTPDILFELKSRSQNMPNNLMHGVLVWKVIVGSPAHSGGLQPGDIVTHINKKEIKNSSDVYDALAEGRKDLEIVILRGVKQMHVKITPEDP, encoded by the exons ATGGCGCTGCGATGTATAAACAATCTGGAAATATTCTTGAGGCGGTGCACTGCACCCACGTTACACCGCTGCTgtgtggccagcagcagaacagctcacacggccagcagcagcaaaggcagcGGCGGCGACAATAGCAAAGACAAAGAGAATAATGGCCAGAATAAGTCCGGGTACAGGAGGTTTGGCTGGCGCAGTGTTTTTCAGTTCTGTGTGCCCTTCTCCCTGGGTGCTCTGGCCAGTGCCGTACTGATAGAACGACATAGGGACGAACTCACACCAACGATCTCAGCGCGTTCGCTGAAAGGACGGCGAAATGAATTCAACTTCATCGCTGACGTGGTGGCCGGCTGTGGAGACTCCGTGGTGTACATTGAGATTAAGGACACTCGCCACTTCGACTACTTCAGTGGTCAGCCCATAACAGCGTCCAACGGATCGGGGTTCGTAATCGAGCAGAACGGTCTCATTCTGACCAATGCCCATGTGGTCATCAACAAGCCGCACACGATGGTGCAGGTGCGGCTGTCGGACGGACGCACCTTTCCCGCCACAATCGAGGACGTGGACCAGACCTCCGACCTGGCCACGCTGCGCATTCAAGTCAGCGGCCTGCCCGTGATGAAGCTCGGCAAAAGCAGCACCCTGCGGTCCGGCGAGTGGGTCGTGGCCCTGGGCAGCCCCCTGGCGCTGAGCAACACGGTTACTGCCGGCGTCATTAGTGCCACGCAGCGCGCCTCCCAGGAGCTGGGGCTGCGCAACCGCGATATCAACTACCTGCAGACGGACGCGGCCATTACCTTTGGCAACTCTGGGGGGCCGCTGGTGAATCTGGATGGCGAGGCCATTGGCGTCAACTCAATGAAGGTCACCGCTGGCATCAGCTTTGCCATACCCATCGACTATGTAAAGGTGTTCCTCGAGCGGGCCGCGGAGCGTCGCAAGAAGGGATCTGCCCACAAAACGGGATATCCGGTCAAGCGATACATGGGCATCACCATGCTGACCCTCACGCCTGACATACTGTTCGAGCTGAAGTCCCGCAGTCAGAACATGCCCAACAATCTGATGCACGGCGTGCTGGTCTGGAAGGTCATTGTGGGCTCACCGGCACACAG TGGCGGTCTGCAACCAGGCGACATTGTCACCCACATTAACAAGAAGGAGATCAAGAACTCCTCGGACGTGTATGATGCCCTGGCCGAAGGCAGAAAAGACCTGGAAATCGTCATCTTGAGAGGTGTTAAGCAAATGCATGTGAAAATCACACCAGAGGATCCCTAG
- the LOC6897399 gene encoding uncharacterized protein isoform X1 — MCVNNSCLSIVLGLSIILMGTAVPGLGQNATTLRQDCGSTQRMVDDCFKDLPPHLMEFLQNTKIIISKSDITTKCNIFNRGMRCFDAYSKRCLNDRKLETFKINVEGARRFFYKFCGDTDFQRDYLRHKDCFSHIQLDWVSCTSKFEGILSDEVHDATRNASDKFMEFCCARYAYENCIYNSARYKCYQNSAEFARETAKMLSDEKHFRNCAVLENICGQASRLARHWLGAQLSLLLVLFVVRLLP; from the exons ATGTGCGTAAACAACTCTTGTTTGTCCATAGTGCTGGGGCTTTCCATCATCCTCATGGGGACTGCGGTTCCCGGACTTGGCCAAAATGCGACCACCCTGAGGCAGGACTGCGGCAGCACGCAGCGAATGGTCGATGATTGCTTCAAGGATTTGCCGCCGCATCTAATGGAGTTCCTGCAGAACACCaaaatcatcatcagcaaGAGCGACATCACGACAAAGTGCAA CATTTTCAACCGGGGAATGCGATGCTTTGATGCCTACTCGAAGCGCTGCCTCAACGACCGAAAGCTGGAAACCTTTAAGATCAACGTGGAGGGGGCCCGTCGATTTTTCTATAAATTCTGCGGCGATACGGATTTTCAGCGAG ATTACCTGAGGCACAAGGACTGCTTCTCCCACATCCAACTGGACTGGGTCAGCTGCACATCCAAGTTCGAGGGCATCCTCAGTGATGAGGTGCACGATGCGACGCGCAACGCGAGCGACAAATTCATGGAATTCTGTTG TGCCCGCTATGCCTACGAGAACTGCATCTACAACAGCGCGAGATACAAGTGCTACCAGAATTCAGCGGAGTTTGCCCGCGAAACGGCCAAAATGCTGTCCGACGAGAAGCACTTCAGGAACTGCGCCGTTCTCGAGAACATCTGCGGACAAGCCTCACGGCTGGCCCGCCACTGGCTGGGTGCACAGCTGAGCCTGCTCCTGGTTCTGTTTGTGGTGCGACTCCTGCCATAA